A region of Oscillatoria salina IIICB1 DNA encodes the following proteins:
- a CDS encoding sensor histidine kinase — protein MNCLEKAVEKFSVLDRVPIGICVLREDFVVLFWNRCLENWTKIPKTKIMGTDITQSFPHLSEPKYASRLKQIFAGGPPTIFSSQLHKHLIPAWLPNGKLQVQHTTVTAEPAPEGGYYALVSIQDVSDLTQQAQNYRFMRDRALAEVEERQQAELAVQQVNDQLQAVLDAVPGLVSWVNSDLCYIGVNHHLCAIFNQPPEAFIGQKLGFLESSLDFADFIREFFLSDRQADRKVIETTSKQIQGYYLIAAQKYQQGQAVVAVGIDITEQKKAEKKLQASLQEKEVLLKEIHHRVKNNLQIISSLLKLQSEYIKDHDVLSVLSDSYNRVRSMSLIHEKLYQSSGLAQIDAAEYIKSLVNNLICSYQYLSNRIDLEVKIEPIFFDIDTAIPCGLIINELICNSLKYAFPEGKAGKIDIKLTTDNRGYLDLEVSDNGIGLPADFDLEMSESLGLQLVTNLTNQLEGQIEINSQTGTVFKIIFPKKGNICPVVSVA, from the coding sequence ATGAATTGCCTAGAAAAAGCCGTAGAAAAATTTAGCGTTCTCGATCGCGTTCCCATCGGAATCTGTGTCCTACGCGAAGATTTTGTCGTCTTGTTTTGGAATCGTTGTTTAGAAAACTGGACTAAGATCCCCAAAACGAAAATTATGGGAACTGATATTACTCAATCTTTTCCTCATTTAAGTGAGCCCAAATATGCTAGTCGTCTCAAGCAAATTTTTGCTGGCGGTCCGCCAACAATTTTCTCTTCTCAACTGCACAAACATCTAATTCCGGCATGGTTGCCTAACGGAAAGTTACAAGTTCAACATACTACTGTTACTGCCGAACCGGCACCGGAAGGAGGATACTACGCTTTGGTTTCTATTCAAGATGTTAGCGATCTTACACAACAAGCTCAAAATTATCGTTTCATGAGAGATCGCGCCTTGGCAGAAGTTGAAGAAAGACAGCAAGCTGAGTTAGCGGTACAACAAGTTAATGACCAACTCCAAGCAGTTTTAGACGCTGTTCCAGGATTAGTTTCTTGGGTTAATTCTGACTTGTGCTACATTGGTGTAAATCACCATTTGTGTGCTATTTTTAATCAGCCTCCAGAAGCTTTTATTGGTCAAAAATTAGGTTTTTTAGAAAGTAGTCTGGATTTTGCTGATTTTATCAGAGAGTTTTTTCTTAGCGATAGACAAGCCGATCGAAAAGTTATTGAAACGACGAGCAAGCAGATTCAAGGTTATTATTTGATTGCCGCTCAAAAATATCAGCAGGGTCAAGCGGTTGTCGCAGTAGGGATCGATATTACCGAGCAAAAAAAAGCCGAAAAAAAACTCCAAGCATCTCTACAAGAAAAGGAAGTATTACTTAAAGAAATTCACCATCGAGTTAAAAATAATCTGCAAATTATTTCTAGTTTGTTAAAATTGCAGTCGGAGTATATCAAAGACCATGATGTGCTTTCAGTTTTGAGCGATAGTTATAACCGAGTTAGGTCGATGTCGCTGATTCATGAAAAACTTTATCAATCTTCAGGTCTGGCTCAGATTGATGCGGCTGAATATATAAAAAGTTTGGTGAATAATCTCATCTGTTCCTATCAATATTTATCTAATCGAATTGATTTGGAGGTCAAAATTGAGCCAATCTTTTTTGATATAGATACAGCAATTCCCTGTGGATTAATTATTAATGAATTGATTTGTAATTCTTTAAAATATGCTTTTCCGGAAGGAAAGGCAGGCAAAATCGATATTAAATTAACAACAGATAATCGTGGTTATCTTGACTTAGAAGTTAGTGATAATGGGATCGGTTTACCAGCAGATTTCGATCTAGAAATGAGCGAATCATTGGGATTGCAGCTTGTAACTAATCTGACAAATCAATTGGAGGGTCAAATAGAAATTAATTCTCAAACAGGGACGGTTTTTAAAATTATTTTTCCCAAAAAAGGAAATATTTGTCCAGTTGTTAGTGTAGCTTAA
- a CDS encoding chemotaxis protein CheC, which produces MNLTADQIDAIQELVNIGVGRAASVLNEMLEASIRLQVPYIKVKSPLELETEMENRLGLEQIAAVRQDFSGSFSGIAELVFPTDSASMLAAILTGEEPGTPDLDAVKISTLSEVGNILINSVIGSIGNLINQNLDYDLPIYIEDTVKNLLHASQSDHQNTILLAQTHFAIEQYQIRGDIILIFEVGSFDLLMNAIASEICV; this is translated from the coding sequence ATGAATTTAACTGCCGACCAAATTGATGCCATTCAGGAACTCGTGAATATTGGAGTTGGACGGGCGGCGAGCGTACTCAATGAAATGCTCGAAGCTTCCATCCGCTTGCAAGTTCCTTACATTAAAGTTAAATCACCACTAGAGTTAGAGACAGAAATGGAAAACCGTCTTGGTCTGGAACAAATTGCTGCGGTACGCCAAGACTTTAGCGGCTCTTTTTCTGGTATTGCTGAATTAGTTTTTCCCACCGATAGCGCTTCGATGTTAGCGGCAATCTTGACAGGTGAAGAACCGGGAACTCCAGATTTAGATGCCGTGAAAATCAGTACCCTAAGTGAAGTAGGTAACATTTTAATTAACAGTGTCATCGGTTCGATTGGCAATTTAATCAATCAAAACCTGGACTATGATTTGCCGATCTACATTGAAGATACCGTCAAGAACTTACTCCACGCCAGTCAAAGTGACCATCAGAACACGATCCTCTTAGCCCAAACTCACTTCGCCATCGAACAATACCAAATTCGGGGTGATATTATCCTGATTTTTGAAGTTGGCTCATTTGATTTACTCATGAACGCGATCGCGTCCGAAATTTGTGTTTAA
- a CDS encoding response regulator — protein sequence MSLILIIDDAAFTRRMLRKALSAEGYQVIEATNGAEGLEMAQTQNPDCILVDLLMPVMDGFSVLETIRDRNLTIPVIVVSADIQAGVRQRCLDLGASGFLNKPPKSAELHQTIKQILTSPQEMAQ from the coding sequence ATGAGCTTAATTTTAATTATTGATGATGCTGCCTTCACTAGGCGGATGTTGCGTAAAGCCTTAAGTGCAGAAGGTTATCAAGTCATCGAAGCAACCAACGGAGCAGAAGGACTAGAAATGGCGCAAACCCAGAATCCAGACTGCATTCTGGTAGACTTACTGATGCCTGTCATGGACGGATTTAGCGTATTAGAAACCATTCGCGATCGCAACTTGACAATCCCCGTAATTGTAGTTAGCGCCGACATTCAAGCGGGAGTCCGCCAACGTTGCTTAGATTTAGGAGCAAGCGGATTTTTGAATAAGCCCCCAAAATCAGCAGAATTACACCAAACAATCAAGCAAATTTTAACTTCTCCCCAGGAGATGGCGCAATGA